A single region of the Saprospiraceae bacterium genome encodes:
- a CDS encoding reverse transcriptase N-terminal domain-containing protein, giving the protein MSAKLILSHPKGSRLLSGVRSRKACTRFRNSEKQEEMSNCLPAFYSMLGHHAFAIGTKAWQLIRWDRVISSVKSLQSRIVKAVQAGKWRKVKALQRILSRSYAAKLLAVRRVTENSGQRTAGIDRQIWDTPQAKFEAVAHLQSRGYKAKAVRRIYIPKSNGSKRPLGIPTMSDRAMQALHLLTLDPISETLADANSYGFRSHRCCADAIARCFDMLAKKDAPRWILEGDIKGCFDNISHQWMLQNIPLDQRMLRQWLKAGYFEKQTFFPSESGSPQGAIISPAWPIWCWMVCNKPLTRQVTLNTGAARNPNGASIPTTST; this is encoded by the coding sequence ATGTCGGCAAAATTAATATTAAGCCACCCGAAAGGGAGCAGACTTCTGTCAGGTGTACGATCACGAAAAGCGTGTACAAGATTTAGGAACAGCGAAAAGCAAGAAGAGATGTCCAACTGTCTACCAGCGTTTTATTCGATGCTTGGTCATCATGCGTTCGCTATCGGGACAAAAGCATGGCAACTGATCCGCTGGGATCGTGTCATAAGCTCGGTTAAATCTCTGCAAAGTCGGATCGTGAAGGCAGTCCAGGCAGGCAAGTGGCGCAAAGTAAAGGCTTTACAGCGAATACTGAGCCGCTCTTATGCTGCCAAACTACTAGCCGTCAGACGAGTGACGGAAAACAGCGGTCAAAGGACCGCTGGTATTGATAGACAAATCTGGGATACTCCCCAGGCCAAGTTTGAAGCTGTAGCCCACTTACAAAGTCGTGGATATAAGGCTAAAGCGGTACGTCGTATTTACATTCCCAAGTCTAATGGAAGCAAACGCCCTCTAGGCATCCCGACCATGAGCGACCGTGCCATGCAGGCCCTGCATTTGCTTACCCTTGATCCAATATCTGAAACACTAGCGGATGCCAATTCCTATGGCTTCCGTTCCCATCGTTGTTGTGCCGATGCCATCGCCCGATGCTTCGACATGCTTGCCAAGAAAGATGCTCCCCGATGGATATTGGAAGGCGATATCAAAGGTTGCTTTGATAATATCTCCCACCAATGGATGCTACAAAATATTCCATTAGATCAGAGAATGCTACGGCAATGGCTTAAAGCAGGTTACTTTGAAAAACAAACCTTTTTTCCTTCCGAGTCAGGATCACCCCAAGGTGCGATTATCTCCCCTGCCTGGCCAATATGGTGCTGGATGGTCTGCAACAAGCCATTGACCAGGCAAGTGACGTTAAATACTGGGGCCGCCAGGAACCCAAACGGCGCATCAATCCCCACCACGTCCACCTGA
- a CDS encoding DUF2911 domain-containing protein yields MNSENGIVDFRSIDKNGEKQWVHTVPRMDFNGGWIPIMGQWQWLTTLLSKNKLDQNLKFINAVIGDYELELNQPSENEVIFKSEISPPITFYIDVDGKIDSINALGSPWNFKVFSTSPVDIEKFTNQFVNKKVMGNPSPQGNVQLNIGQTKLSVAYGRPSMRGRKIFGELVPFGKVWRTGAGATTKFSNTTSLNFNGVVIPKGTYNLFTVPENSEWTLIFNTEEEAWGSAYRSEFDFAKVPMKTTSLNEPVEMFTIELNQTIDGGELIMMWNKTKSTIEFTIDQ; encoded by the coding sequence ATGAATTCAGAAAATGGAATTGTTGATTTTAGGTCAATTGACAAAAATGGAGAGAAACAATGGGTTCATACGGTTCCGAGAATGGACTTCAATGGTGGGTGGATTCCTATTATGGGACAATGGCAGTGGCTAACAACTTTATTATCCAAAAATAAACTTGATCAGAATTTAAAATTTATCAATGCTGTGATTGGTGATTATGAGTTAGAATTGAATCAACCATCAGAAAATGAAGTTATATTCAAGAGTGAGATTTCTCCTCCTATCACCTTTTATATAGATGTCGACGGTAAAATTGATTCAATAAATGCTTTGGGTTCCCCCTGGAACTTTAAAGTGTTTTCTACTTCCCCAGTTGATATAGAAAAATTTACGAATCAGTTTGTAAATAAAAAAGTGATGGGGAATCCATCTCCTCAAGGCAATGTTCAATTAAATATAGGGCAAACGAAATTATCTGTAGCTTATGGTAGGCCATCAATGCGAGGCAGGAAAATATTTGGTGAATTGGTACCTTTTGGAAAAGTTTGGAGGACTGGTGCGGGTGCCACAACCAAATTCTCTAATACCACATCTCTGAATTTCAATGGCGTCGTGATTCCAAAGGGAACATATAATCTGTTTACTGTACCTGAGAACTCAGAATGGACTTTAATTTTTAATACTGAAGAGGAAGCATGGGGATCAGCTTATAGATCAGAATTTGATTTTGCCAAAGTTCCAATGAAGACTACCTCGTTGAATGAACCTGTTGAAATGTTTACAATTGAGTTAAATCAAACTATCGATGGAGGCGAATTAATAATGATGTGGAATAAGACAAAATCTACAATTGAATTTACTATCGATCAATAA
- a CDS encoding IS4 family transposase, which yields MKQYCCAEVTAILDKVPMVKNLARKKFIVLFVLAMIKTRSVQFCEVAQALNDEVKASSNEVRIQDFFREVSLDYEQVALLLAMFLPKRGKVTLCIDRTEWDFGKCQVNILMIVVRCRHISIPLYWEMLDNNSGNSNTSDRIDLLKKCIRLLGKRIGLFLGDREFIGHRWLKFLKDQGIRFCVRVPRHHKITRQLGLNEHVYTIEQLLQDRKTVRLSGCRVDGIWGNVYGKVLKDGDLLFLFGTAKVDYLAQLYKKRWRIECFFQNVKKRGFDLESTHLRDLEKLKKLVALVCIAYAVVANVGLHQHLRRKAIAIKNHGYKENSFSRRGIDIVREGLRRVWKRNFQLFLDLVIRFLRWMQINPNNLPLPDF from the coding sequence ATGAAGCAATATTGCTGCGCCGAAGTTACGGCGATTCTGGACAAAGTGCCAATGGTAAAGAATCTGGCTCGCAAAAAATTCATCGTACTTTTTGTTTTGGCGATGATCAAAACCCGATCGGTACAGTTTTGTGAGGTAGCCCAAGCCCTTAATGACGAGGTCAAAGCCTCTTCTAATGAAGTCAGGATACAAGATTTCTTCCGAGAGGTGTCCCTAGACTACGAACAGGTAGCCCTATTGTTAGCGATGTTCTTACCCAAAAGAGGGAAAGTAACCTTATGTATTGATCGAACAGAATGGGACTTTGGCAAATGCCAGGTCAATATCCTGATGATTGTGGTGCGTTGCCGGCATATTAGTATTCCCTTGTATTGGGAGATGCTGGACAATAATAGCGGCAACTCCAATACGAGTGATCGAATCGATCTGCTCAAAAAATGTATCCGGCTATTAGGTAAACGCATTGGCTTATTCCTTGGCGACCGGGAGTTTATCGGACATCGTTGGCTGAAATTCCTGAAAGATCAAGGTATTCGGTTTTGCGTTAGGGTACCGAGGCATCATAAAATCACTCGTCAGCTAGGGCTCAATGAACATGTTTATACGATTGAGCAACTACTCCAAGACCGCAAAACAGTACGGCTGAGTGGTTGTAGGGTAGATGGCATCTGGGGCAATGTGTATGGCAAAGTCCTTAAAGACGGTGATTTGCTGTTTCTATTTGGCACGGCCAAAGTAGATTACCTGGCCCAACTATACAAGAAACGATGGCGAATCGAATGCTTCTTCCAAAATGTGAAGAAGCGAGGCTTTGATTTGGAGTCTACACATCTCAGAGACCTGGAGAAACTTAAAAAACTGGTAGCCTTGGTCTGCATCGCTTATGCAGTGGTAGCTAATGTCGGACTTCATCAACATCTGCGCCGGAAAGCTATTGCGATAAAAAATCACGGCTACAAGGAAAACAGCTTCTCGCGCCGGGGAATCGACATTGTTCGCGAGGGGCTACGGAGAGTTTGGAAACGAAATTTTCAATTGTTCCTTGATCTGGTCATCCGATTTTTGCGTTGGATGCAGATCAATCCTAATAATTTACCTCTACCTGAT